One window from the genome of Vanessa tameamea isolate UH-Manoa-2023 chromosome 13, ilVanTame1 primary haplotype, whole genome shotgun sequence encodes:
- the LOC113398008 gene encoding uncharacterized protein LOC113398008 isoform X2: protein MDSLKFNYNMDEGKPIFTTACDSQATTTTESFAPSDNRGSINCQDSGFSPLAAPFQSRVGNELLSLITQQEPRAADTAPSAAEIDDVLMNLRLNGSDLLFDDVDHNPQNYYMGGRADPVANSHPNIWSEGSGPTARNGEMIDTFDFLIKSLSSANNYVSMLTREQLSVLRSIRPSLLYEFLQEVAKVRSDKRMRRALPNECAFCKNNGENEESYSSHALKDWRGRVLCPVLRAFRCPRCGATGDRAHTIKYCPENSETGLERSGSLLSRRRMASSGSLVIGANTRVSGCGAPTTPAPSPSPAASLNHSSLWSSFGMN, encoded by the exons ATGGattcattgaaatttaattataatatggatGAAGGTAAGCCTATATTCACCACCGCGTGTGATAGTCAAGCGACCACAACGACG gAGAGTTTCGCGCCGTCGGACAACAGGGGCAGCATTAATTGTCAAGATAGCGGATTTTCTCCACTGGCTGCTCCTTTCCAAAGCCGTGTTGGCAACGAACTTTTATCATTGATTACTCAACAGGAACCCAGAGCAGCTGACACGG cgCCGTCAGCCGCTGAAATCGATGATGTATTGATGAATCTTCGGTTAAACGGTTCAGATTTGTTGTTCGATGATGTCGATCATAATCCTCAAAACTATTATATGG GAGGTAGGGCAGATCCGGTTGCAAACTCCCACCCCAATATTTGGTCAGAAGGATCTGGCCCAACTGCCAGAAACGGCGAAATGATCGATACTTTCGATTTCTTGattaaaa GTTTGTCTTCGGCCAACAACTACGTGTCTATGTTAACGCGCGAGCAATTGTCTGTGCTGCGCTCGATCCGCCCAAGTCTGCTTTACGAGTTCTTGCAGGAGGTGGCCAAAGTGCGTAGCGATAAACGGATGCGGAGAGCTCTTCCAAAT gAGTGTGCCTTTTGCAAAAACAACGGTGAGAATGAAGAGAGCTACTCGTCGCATGCACTGAAGGACTGGCGCGGGCGCGTGCTGTGCCCGGTGCTGCGAGCCTTCCGTTGTCCGCGTTGCGGCGCCACGGGCGACCGAGCGCACACCATCAAGTACTGTCCAGAGAACTCTGAGACAG GTCTCGAGCGATCAGGCAGTCTGTTGTCGCGCCGTCGCATGGCTTCGTCAGGCTCGCTCGTGATTGGTGCAAATACGCGTGTGTCTGGCTGCGGCGCGCCCACGACACCCGCGCCTTCGCCGTCGCCCGCTGCTTCGCTAAATCATTCCTCATTATGGTCCAGTTTCGGCatgaactaa
- the LOC113398008 gene encoding uncharacterized protein LOC113398008 isoform X1, producing the protein MDSLKFNYNMDEGKPIFTTACDSQATTTTQESFAPSDNRGSINCQDSGFSPLAAPFQSRVGNELLSLITQQEPRAADTAPSAAEIDDVLMNLRLNGSDLLFDDVDHNPQNYYMGGRADPVANSHPNIWSEGSGPTARNGEMIDTFDFLIKSLSSANNYVSMLTREQLSVLRSIRPSLLYEFLQEVAKVRSDKRMRRALPNECAFCKNNGENEESYSSHALKDWRGRVLCPVLRAFRCPRCGATGDRAHTIKYCPENSETGLERSGSLLSRRRMASSGSLVIGANTRVSGCGAPTTPAPSPSPAASLNHSSLWSSFGMN; encoded by the exons ATGGattcattgaaatttaattataatatggatGAAGGTAAGCCTATATTCACCACCGCGTGTGATAGTCAAGCGACCACAACGACG caggAGAGTTTCGCGCCGTCGGACAACAGGGGCAGCATTAATTGTCAAGATAGCGGATTTTCTCCACTGGCTGCTCCTTTCCAAAGCCGTGTTGGCAACGAACTTTTATCATTGATTACTCAACAGGAACCCAGAGCAGCTGACACGG cgCCGTCAGCCGCTGAAATCGATGATGTATTGATGAATCTTCGGTTAAACGGTTCAGATTTGTTGTTCGATGATGTCGATCATAATCCTCAAAACTATTATATGG GAGGTAGGGCAGATCCGGTTGCAAACTCCCACCCCAATATTTGGTCAGAAGGATCTGGCCCAACTGCCAGAAACGGCGAAATGATCGATACTTTCGATTTCTTGattaaaa GTTTGTCTTCGGCCAACAACTACGTGTCTATGTTAACGCGCGAGCAATTGTCTGTGCTGCGCTCGATCCGCCCAAGTCTGCTTTACGAGTTCTTGCAGGAGGTGGCCAAAGTGCGTAGCGATAAACGGATGCGGAGAGCTCTTCCAAAT gAGTGTGCCTTTTGCAAAAACAACGGTGAGAATGAAGAGAGCTACTCGTCGCATGCACTGAAGGACTGGCGCGGGCGCGTGCTGTGCCCGGTGCTGCGAGCCTTCCGTTGTCCGCGTTGCGGCGCCACGGGCGACCGAGCGCACACCATCAAGTACTGTCCAGAGAACTCTGAGACAG GTCTCGAGCGATCAGGCAGTCTGTTGTCGCGCCGTCGCATGGCTTCGTCAGGCTCGCTCGTGATTGGTGCAAATACGCGTGTGTCTGGCTGCGGCGCGCCCACGACACCCGCGCCTTCGCCGTCGCCCGCTGCTTCGCTAAATCATTCCTCATTATGGTCCAGTTTCGGCatgaactaa